A stretch of the Simiduia curdlanivorans genome encodes the following:
- the glmM gene encoding phosphoglucosamine mutase: MTRKYFGTDGIRGAVGEYPITPDFMLKLGWAAGHVLGERFDGPKQILIGKDTRISGYMFESALQAGLINAGVDVGLLGPMPTPAIAYLTRTFQAQAGIVISASHNPFGDNGIKFFSGAGTKLPDSVELKIEQMLDVPMTTSERLGKARRIADAAGRYIEFCKGTLPWGFSLQGLTIVVDCANGATYHVAPDVFRELGAKVVPIANDPNGTNINRACGSTKPDVLREKVMELGADLGVAFDGDGDRVCFVDHRGQIIDGDEILFIIAAHRLEQGKDCPGVVGTLMSNFGFELGLKDLGIKLIRADVGDRYVIEAMRKHGWDLGGESSGHIICGDLTTTGDGIVAALQVLLAMVSTGKGLHELKSAMTKCPQTMINVRLKDKSLLASNVRIKTAVQEVESTLAGKGRVLLRPSGTEPVVRVMIEGDDAALVKKLATELAALVQEEIGA; this comes from the coding sequence ATGACACGCAAATATTTTGGTACCGATGGCATTCGTGGCGCTGTCGGTGAATACCCCATTACCCCGGATTTTATGCTTAAGCTGGGTTGGGCCGCGGGCCATGTGTTGGGTGAGCGCTTCGATGGCCCCAAGCAGATTTTAATCGGTAAGGACACGCGCATCAGCGGCTATATGTTTGAGTCTGCATTGCAGGCCGGCCTGATTAATGCCGGTGTGGATGTGGGTTTGTTGGGGCCTATGCCAACGCCTGCCATCGCCTATTTGACTCGCACCTTTCAGGCGCAAGCGGGTATCGTCATCAGTGCCTCGCACAATCCCTTTGGCGATAACGGCATTAAGTTCTTCAGTGGCGCCGGCACTAAGTTGCCCGATAGCGTCGAATTAAAAATTGAGCAGATGCTAGACGTGCCCATGACTACCTCGGAGCGGCTTGGCAAGGCGCGTCGCATCGCTGACGCCGCCGGTCGCTACATCGAATTCTGTAAGGGTACCTTGCCCTGGGGCTTTAGCCTCCAAGGCTTAACCATTGTGGTCGACTGCGCCAATGGCGCCACTTACCATGTTGCGCCCGATGTGTTTAGAGAGCTGGGTGCCAAAGTCGTGCCCATTGCCAATGACCCCAATGGCACCAACATCAACCGCGCCTGTGGCTCCACCAAGCCCGATGTGTTGCGTGAGAAGGTGATGGAGTTGGGCGCCGATTTGGGTGTTGCCTTCGATGGTGATGGCGATCGCGTGTGTTTTGTTGATCATCGCGGTCAGATCATCGATGGCGATGAAATACTATTTATCATAGCCGCCCATCGCTTAGAGCAAGGCAAAGACTGCCCCGGTGTGGTCGGTACCTTGATGAGCAACTTTGGTTTTGAGCTGGGTCTAAAAGACCTTGGTATCAAGCTAATCCGTGCCGATGTCGGTGATCGCTACGTGATAGAGGCAATGCGTAAACACGGCTGGGATCTCGGTGGCGAATCCTCCGGCCATATTATCTGCGGTGATTTGACCACCACCGGCGACGGGATTGTAGCCGCGCTGCAGGTGCTATTGGCGATGGTGTCCACCGGCAAGGGCTTGCACGAGCTTAAGTCGGCCATGACAAAATGCCCGCAAACCATGATTAACGTGCGCTTGAAGGATAAGTCGTTGCTGGCCAGCAATGTGCGAATTAAAACCGCTGTGCAGGAGGTTGAGTCGACCTTGGCCGGAAAGGGGCGGGTGCTGCTCAGGCCTTCCGGCACCGAGCCAGTGGTTCGCGTTATGATTGAGGGCGACGACGCCGCGCTCGTCAAGAAGTTAGCCACTGAGCTGGCGGCGCTGGTGCAGGAAGAAATTGGCGCTTAG
- the folP gene encoding dihydropteroate synthase, with amino-acid sequence MSKLVAFGQKSLDLNRPQIMGILNITPDSFSDGGRFFAGELDLDKVLQVAEQMLADGANMLDIGGESTRPGAESVGVQQEMDRVLPVVQAIATRFDTVISVDTSTASVMTAAAAAGAGLINDVRALQRPGALEAAAATGLPVCLMHMRGEPKVMQHGPQYGDVVSDVRAFLAQRIQACTAAGIARDQLILDPGFGFGKTLAHNIDLFRALPEFAKDSLVLVGVSRKSMVGDICQRGIEQRLPGSLALALLAAQSGASILRVHDVAETADVLRVLDAVRSH; translated from the coding sequence ATGAGTAAGTTAGTCGCCTTCGGGCAAAAAAGCCTCGATCTGAATCGGCCTCAGATCATGGGTATTCTCAATATTACGCCCGACTCTTTCAGTGATGGCGGGCGCTTTTTTGCCGGTGAACTAGATCTCGATAAAGTCTTACAGGTCGCCGAGCAAATGCTTGCCGATGGCGCCAACATGCTCGATATCGGCGGCGAGTCGACCCGCCCAGGGGCGGAATCGGTCGGTGTGCAGCAGGAGATGGATCGCGTGTTGCCGGTGGTGCAGGCCATTGCCACTCGCTTTGATACGGTGATTTCCGTCGATACCAGCACGGCCAGCGTCATGACCGCTGCGGCCGCCGCTGGTGCGGGATTAATTAATGATGTGAGGGCGCTGCAGCGCCCAGGTGCGCTCGAGGCCGCAGCGGCCACGGGTTTGCCGGTGTGTTTGATGCATATGCGGGGCGAGCCAAAGGTGATGCAGCATGGGCCTCAGTATGGCGATGTGGTGAGCGACGTGCGGGCATTTTTAGCTCAGCGTATTCAGGCATGCACGGCGGCCGGCATTGCGCGCGATCAATTAATCCTCGATCCGGGTTTTGGCTTCGGTAAAACCTTGGCGCATAACATCGACTTGTTTAGAGCGCTGCCGGAATTCGCGAAAGACAGCTTGGTGCTGGTGGGTGTGTCCCGTAAATCCATGGTTGGTGATATCTGCCAACGCGGTATTGAGCAGCGTCTTCCTGGCAGTTTGGCTTTGGCCTTGCTGGCGGCGCAGTCTGGGGCGTCGATCCTGCGCGTGCACGATGTGGCGGAAACTGCCGACGTATTGCGCGTGCTCGACGCGGTGCGCTCGCACTGA
- a CDS encoding IS4 family transposase, protein MDFQRDLLDLSDLFNFSDVSSFTQNIPIEWIESALRLSASATIRRRRLPSDQVLWLVLGMAMFRNEPVHEVARRLNICAQGLASDSLLARSGVTNARKRLGSEPVEWLFRQTGTHWGRERYSEDEWNGLRVMAVDGALFRTQDTPELREHFGSGNTSSTRQTPFPMLRLVALMNVRSHIMVDAQISPYRRGEIPLAETFLSSIPESSVTLFDKGFWSANFMLTLSQQGSDRHWLIPERKGLVHEVIETYGDGDELIQMKVSPQARKKNPELPETWQARRVTYKVKSGVKSVMTSLPVERFSAAHISELYKERWEIELGFRDIKSAMQNNAITLRSKKVDLVYQELWGLLLSYNIIRREASMAAVSFDRAPSEIRFKPVCDYIAVQLIVMAASNPISGTGRRLSELRSGIGSLFLERRPRPTTPRTVKISKTRYPVNRNAAPLK, encoded by the coding sequence ATGGACTTTCAGAGAGATCTGCTCGACCTAAGTGACCTCTTTAACTTCTCTGACGTTAGCTCATTCACGCAAAACATACCTATCGAGTGGATTGAGTCTGCACTGCGCTTGAGTGCCTCCGCGACGATTAGACGACGCCGACTACCATCAGACCAAGTGCTCTGGCTTGTCTTAGGTATGGCGATGTTTCGCAATGAACCTGTGCATGAAGTGGCTAGACGTTTAAATATATGCGCACAAGGCCTGGCCTCTGACAGTCTGTTAGCTCGAAGTGGTGTCACTAATGCCCGGAAACGACTGGGCTCCGAGCCCGTAGAGTGGTTGTTTCGACAAACAGGTACGCACTGGGGGCGCGAACGCTATTCGGAAGATGAATGGAACGGTTTGAGGGTGATGGCGGTAGATGGGGCGCTATTTCGCACCCAGGATACACCAGAGCTTCGAGAGCACTTTGGTTCGGGTAATACGTCATCTACGCGGCAAACGCCGTTTCCCATGTTGAGACTTGTCGCCTTGATGAACGTGCGCTCTCATATCATGGTTGACGCTCAAATTAGTCCTTATCGTCGAGGCGAAATCCCACTTGCTGAGACCTTCTTATCAAGCATTCCGGAAAGCTCTGTGACCTTGTTTGATAAAGGTTTTTGGAGTGCAAACTTCATGCTAACACTCAGCCAGCAAGGCTCTGACCGCCACTGGCTAATACCAGAGAGAAAAGGGCTCGTACATGAAGTCATTGAAACCTATGGCGATGGTGATGAGCTTATTCAAATGAAGGTTTCCCCACAGGCTAGAAAGAAGAATCCCGAGCTGCCAGAAACATGGCAGGCTCGAAGAGTTACTTACAAGGTCAAGTCTGGTGTTAAATCGGTGATGACCTCTTTACCTGTTGAGAGATTCAGCGCGGCTCACATCTCAGAGCTTTACAAAGAGCGATGGGAAATAGAGCTTGGATTCCGAGACATCAAAAGCGCTATGCAAAACAATGCGATTACGTTGCGAAGTAAGAAAGTTGATCTGGTGTACCAAGAGCTCTGGGGGTTGTTACTGAGCTACAACATAATTAGGCGGGAAGCCTCGATGGCGGCGGTAAGTTTTGATCGCGCCCCGTCTGAAATCCGCTTCAAACCGGTATGTGATTATATAGCGGTTCAGTTGATTGTGATGGCGGCTTCTAATCCTATATCTGGAACGGGTCGACGACTGTCAGAGCTGAGGTCAGGTATTGGCAGCCTGTTTTTAGAGAGGCGTCCGAGGCCAACAACCCCTCGGACCGTTAAAATATCAAAGACCCGATACCCAGTAAATCGCAATGCCGCTCCTCTTAAGTGA
- the secG gene encoding preprotein translocase subunit SecG, whose product MEQLIIIVHVLAALAIIGLILLQQGKGAEAGASFGGGAAQTVFGSKGTGNFFSRATGIFSLIFFVTSFGLAIVAKNKAEVQANVGIPAVVEQVSPDLGAEVPVVDDAPSDVPEVPEQ is encoded by the coding sequence ATGGAACAGTTGATTATTATCGTACACGTGTTGGCTGCATTGGCCATCATTGGTCTCATTCTGCTACAGCAGGGTAAAGGTGCAGAGGCTGGCGCGTCCTTCGGCGGCGGTGCTGCGCAAACGGTATTTGGCAGCAAGGGCACGGGTAACTTTTTCTCCCGTGCAACCGGTATTTTCTCTTTGATCTTTTTTGTTACCAGCTTTGGTTTGGCGATCGTTGCTAAAAATAAGGCTGAAGTTCAGGCTAACGTGGGAATTCCTGCGGTAGTTGAGCAAGTGTCACCCGATTTGGGCGCAGAAGTTCCCGTGGTTGATGACGCACCTTCTGATGTACCTGAAGTTCCAGAGCAATAA
- the tpiA gene encoding triose-phosphate isomerase, giving the protein MRRQLVMGNWKMNGSRAANEQLVSTFLSLWQSVEGLEVAFAPPAVYLPQVAALLASSKVVLAAQDVSAHVDAGAFTGELSGAMLVDIGCQYAIVGHSERRAYHGESDQQVAAKALACLAIGLTPVICVGESLAQRESDETLAVIGSQLDAVLNVLEPAQLKNIVIAYEPVWAIGTGKTASPEQAQAVHHFIRARLGEQGAVVRLLYGGSVKASNAEELFAQADIDGALVGGAALHAEEFFQICQAAF; this is encoded by the coding sequence ATGCGGCGTCAGCTCGTAATGGGTAACTGGAAGATGAATGGCTCGAGAGCCGCTAACGAGCAGTTAGTGTCGACCTTTTTGAGCCTGTGGCAAAGTGTTGAAGGGCTTGAGGTTGCATTTGCACCGCCGGCCGTCTACCTGCCCCAAGTTGCGGCATTGCTGGCGAGCAGCAAGGTGGTTTTAGCGGCGCAAGACGTCAGTGCGCATGTTGATGCTGGTGCCTTTACCGGTGAGTTATCGGGTGCAATGTTGGTGGATATTGGTTGCCAATACGCCATTGTTGGTCACTCTGAACGCCGTGCTTATCATGGTGAATCAGATCAGCAAGTTGCGGCTAAAGCCTTGGCTTGCTTGGCCATAGGTTTGACCCCCGTAATTTGTGTTGGTGAATCGCTGGCGCAGCGCGAGTCAGACGAGACCTTGGCGGTAATAGGGTCGCAGCTGGACGCGGTACTGAATGTACTGGAACCTGCCCAGCTAAAGAATATTGTTATTGCCTATGAGCCGGTTTGGGCAATAGGTACAGGTAAGACAGCGAGCCCTGAGCAAGCCCAAGCGGTGCACCATTTTATTCGGGCGCGCCTAGGTGAGCAGGGTGCTGTGGTTAGATTGCTCTATGGTGGCAGCGTAAAAGCGTCTAATGCCGAAGAGTTGTTCGCGCAAGCGGATATAGATGGAGCCCTTGTGGGTGGAGCCGCATTACATGCGGAAGAATTTTTTCAAATTTGCCAGGCCGCTTTTTAA